The Meiothermus cerbereus DSM 11376 sequence TGGCCCGATTGGCGACCACGGCATTACCGTGTTGCTGGCGCGGGGGGAACTCGACCTCGAGGCCGACCTGAAATCCGACACCCGCTCCGTCTGGCCCCTGGTAGAGGCCCTCATCGAAGCAGCGGCCCCCGGCCTGCGCTGGATGCGCGACCCAACCCGGGGTGGGGTTGCCACTGCCCTCAACGAGCTGGCCCGCGAAACCCGGCTGGCCCTCAGGCTGGACGAGGAGGCCATCCCTGTGCGCGAGGCGGTGCGGGGGGCCTGTGAAATTTTGGGCCTGGATCCCCTACACATTGCCAACGAAGGGCAGTTTATCGCCATTGTATCCAGCGAGTTTGCCGAGACTGCGCTCGAGGCTGTTCAGCGTAGCCCTGGCGGTCAGGAGGCTGTGCTGGTGGGCGAGGTACTCGAAAAACCGGGTGGGGTGGTCTATACAACCAACGGGTATGGCTCGAGCCGGGTCGTGGATATGCTAGTGGGCGACCCCTTGCCCAGAATTTGCTAGGGGGAAATTGTGCTGGAGCTTTTCGGTACACCTGGCTGTGCTTTTACCGCCGAGCTGCGCGAAGATTTGCAGTGGCGTGGCCTGGAGTTTATAGAATATGACGTGGAGTCCGATGCAGAAGCGCTAAAGCGCATGCTGCGTCTCACCCACGGCCAGCGAACCGTACCGGTGCTGGTGCAGGATAATCAGGTGGTACAGATTGGCTGGCAGGGGCGGGGCTGTGTGGTCGGTAAGGATTCATAGCAAGGCACACAAGGCTCAACGCATCAAATTATGCTTCCTCGTTTAGCTCAAGATTGAGGCAATAACCAGACTGACCACCAGGGTTCCCACAAAAGCCACCCCCAGCGTAATCCAAATCTTGCCGCTTTCTCGCAGGTTCATGCTCGACTGCACCGCCAGATAGGCAAAGTAGACGTTGATAACCAGGGCCGCAATAACCAGCAAGGGAATCAGAAAGATGCCAATCAGGGTAATCAGTAGAATCAGGCTAATCACCGCAAACAGTACGTTGATGGGCGCCCAGAACAAGGCAAAAGTATAAGCCACGTTGTCCAGCGTTCCAGTACCCCCTTGCGACTTGCCCACGTAGTGCACCAGGTAGGTGAAAACCAGAAACCCCACAATGGTGCTAATAATCCCACTCAGGAAGCCACCTATCCCCCCTCCCAGGCCAAGCAAACCCGTAATCACCGAGGCAATCAGCACGTAGATGATGGCTTCGCGAAGGGTGCCTTTATCTTCGTACTGTTCGAAGGTTTCTACGCTGGGTTTGCTCAATACCTGGACGCTCTGGCCTATCATGTTCATAACGGTGTCGGTGATGGACGGCGTGGTATTCATCGTGTGTCCCCCTTTTGTTTTTGCTACTCATGTAGTTTACTACGAAAATAAAGGCCAGGCTGGATAGTCGTCGTTGTCCCTCTCATGCAAAAGCCCAATAGGATTGAGCCATGCGTTTGTGGATTGCTCTTCTGCTCGTTTTAGGCCTGGCCTGGGCGCAAAACAACGCCGGGCCAGAACCCGCTGCCCCTGGTGCATACGCCATTGCCCGCATAGTGGCGCTTGGTCAAGAGAGCGCAACCGTACGCATTGGGAGCCAGCTTAAAAAAGCTGAGCTCCCTGCGGATGCGCTCGATTTTCGCGTCGGACAACTGGTGGTGGTCTACCAGGCTGACGGCAAGACCTACCTCGCCGAGCCCTACAGGCTGCAATACCTGTGGATATTGCTGGGGCTTTTCGTGCTGGCCACAGTGGCGCTGGGACGTGGCAAGGGCTTGCGGGGCCTGCTGGGTACGGCGGCCAGCATGGGCGTTCTGGCCTATTTTGTGGTGCCGCAGATTGCGGCTGGCAACAACCCGCTGCTGGTTACCTTTGTGGGGGCTTTTGGCATCCTGGCGCTCTCGATTTAT is a genomic window containing:
- a CDS encoding Uxx-star family glutaredoxin-like (seleno)protein, giving the protein MLELFGTPGCAFTAELREDLQWRGLEFIEYDVESDAEALKRMLRLTHGQRTVPVLVQDNQVVQIGWQGRGCVVGKDS
- a CDS encoding YIP1 family protein, which produces MNTTPSITDTVMNMIGQSVQVLSKPSVETFEQYEDKGTLREAIIYVLIASVITGLLGLGGGIGGFLSGIISTIVGFLVFTYLVHYVGKSQGGTGTLDNVAYTFALFWAPINVLFAVISLILLITLIGIFLIPLLVIAALVINVYFAYLAVQSSMNLRESGKIWITLGVAFVGTLVVSLVIASILS